A genomic segment from Pristiophorus japonicus isolate sPriJap1 chromosome 16, sPriJap1.hap1, whole genome shotgun sequence encodes:
- the ncbp3 gene encoding nuclear cap-binding protein subunit 3 isoform X1 has protein sequence MAAVQGLRLSAEPEAEAAGPGSHPQPEPEREREREEEPMEVEEGEIEPEKLPPVLVRRSLRGLIPDTRRRYENKAGTFITGIDVTSKEAVERKELRARRFHFRAEVNVTQRKVVLDKEILKEAIPRIRLEALHVIGVDEMSTEEIFAYFKEYPPSSIEWIDDSSCNVVWLDDVTAARAMINLSVGADPSASVRTQAAAEGELNSIKQDGSSEHDSAERTDDDDDDDDDDDDDEDEDEDEDEEEEQEQQQQQQEEEEEEAEEGEEEGELEEKLGEKEPRDSEEVGCKPAAADGELDTLSQAEQASILRNDLRPAVRAPRGNKLQVRFATKDDRKELGAARRSQYYMKYGNPNYGGMKGILSNSWKRRYHARRIQRDVLKKKPFLPDDVGLATRYKHHHSGLGNVPEEPIEEEEEEDEAEQDMEADDRVVVEYRTESRTAGHFSPRGSDSDEMDYDLELKMISMPSPKKSLKMTMYADEVEARLKTIRNSIKPEANLSIVSSSVRNRIGARLPTEKVSDVRLLLEEKRQLAERQLPTGTGAGSSSAPGTGVRQRLGKRPHSPQAASISVSRREPQTDVHSRLGIPKQESRSFPSDKGKKSAGSLWSRLGKAPGKREKTPEKEVEEKGAAEKEEEVVVVEGGEGVVGEGEGEAEGKDEDDDTELQRAWGALIREKERSHKKSRLDNLPSLQIEISRESSTSDSES, from the exons GACACAAGACGGCGATACGAGAACAAGGCTGGGACTTTCATCACCGGCATTGACGTCACCTCAAAG GAAGCGGTGGAGCGGAAGGAACTTCGAGCGAGGAGATTTCACTTCCGGGCAGAGGTGAACGTCACCCAGCGAAAGGTGGTGCTGGACAAGGAGATCCTGAAGGAAG CGATCCCCAGGATTCGCCTGGAGGCCCTTCACGTGATCGGGGTCGATGAGATGAGCACCGAAGAGATCTTTGCCTATTTTAAGGAGTACCCGCCGTCCAGCATCGAGTGGATCGATGATTCCTCCT GTAACGTGGTGTGGCTGGATGACGTCACAGCCGCTCGCGCCATGATAAACCTCAGTGTGGGAGCGGACCCGAGTGCCAGCGTGCGCACACAGGCTGCGGCCGAGGGCGAACTCAACTCCATAAAGCAAG ACGGCTCCAGTGAGCATGACTCGGCTGAAAggaccgatgatgatgatgatgatgatgacgatgacgacgatgatgaagatgaagatgaagatgaggatgaggaggaggagcaggagcagcagcagcagcagcaggaggaggaggaggaggaagcagaagagggggaggaggagggggagttggAGGAGAAATTAGGGGAGAAGGAGCCCAGAGACTCTGAAGAAGTGGGATGCAAGCCAGCCGCAGCAGACGGCGAG TTGGACACGCTGTCACAGGCCGAGCAAGCCTCCATCCTTCGAAACGATCTGCGGCCAGCAGTCCGGGCGCCACGGGGAAATAAGCTGCAAGTAAGGTTTGCCACCAAAG ACGATCGGAAGGAGTTGGGAGCGGCACGACGCAGTCAGTATTACATGAAATACGGAAATCCGAATTACGGTGGTATGAAAGGGATCCTGTCGAATTCCTG GAAGCGGCGCTATCACGCGCGGCGGATCCAGAGGGACGTTCTGAAGAAAAAGCCATTCCTGCCCGATGACGTGGGGCTGGCGACACGCTACAAGCACCATCACTCCG GTCTGGGCAACGTGCCCGAGGAGCcgatcgaggaggaggaggaggaggacgaggcagAGCAGGATATGGAGGCGGACGACCGGGTGGTGGTGGAATATCGCACTGAGAGCCGTACGGCCGGCCACTTCAGCCCCCGGGGCTCCGACTCCGACGAGATGGACTACGATCTGGAGCTGAAGATGATCTCGATGCCGTCGCCCAAGAAGAGTCTGAAGATGACCATGTATGCAGATGAGGTGGAGGCCCGGCTAAAGACTATTAG gaacTCAATCAAGCCGGAAGCAAATTTGTCGATTGTGTCGAGCAGCGTGAGGAACCGGATCGGAGCCCGGCTCCCGACGGAGAAAGTGTCGGACGTGCGGCTACTGCTGGAGGAGAAACGGCAGCTGGCGGAGAGACAGTTACCCACGGGAACTGGAGCGGGCAGCAGCTCCGCCCCCGGCACTG GTGTCCGGCAGCGGTTGGGCAAGAGGCCACATTCTCCACAGGCCGCCAGCATCTCCGTCAGCCGGCGAGAGCCACAGACAGACGTCCACAGCAGGCTGGGGATTCCCAAACAGGAGAGCCGGAGCTTCCCGTCCGACAAGGGCAAGAAAAGCG CAGGAAGTTTGTGGAGTCGTCTCGGCAAAGCCCCGGGGAAACGTGAGAAGACGCCGGAGAAAGAGGTGGAGGAGAAAGGTGctgcggagaaggaggaggaggtggtggtggtggaggggggcgagggggtggtgggcgagggcgagggcgaggcggaGGGGAAAGACGAGGATGACGACACAGAGCTCCAGCGAGCCTGGGGAGCCCTGATCAGGGAGAAGGAGCGCTCGCACAAGAAGAGCCGATTGGACAACCTCCCATCGCTACAGATTGAAATCAGCCGTGAGAGCTCCACCTCTGACAGCGAGTCGTGA
- the ncbp3 gene encoding nuclear cap-binding protein subunit 3 isoform X2 — protein sequence MAAVQGLRLSAEPEAEAAGPGSHPQPEPEREREREEEPMEVEEGEIEPEKLPPVLVRRSLRGLIPDTRRRYENKAGTFITGIDVTSKEAVERKELRARRFHFRAEVNVTQRKVVLDKEILKEAIPRIRLEALHVIGVDEMSTEEIFAYFKEYPPSSIEWIDDSSCNVVWLDDVTAARAMINLSVGADPSASVRTQAAAEGELNSIKQDGSSEHDSAERTDDDDDDDDDDDDDEDEDEDEDEEEEQEQQQQQQEEEEEEAEEGEEEGELEEKLGEKEPRDSEEVGCKPAAADGELDTLSQAEQASILRNDLRPAVRAPRGNKLQVRFATKDDRKELGAARRSQYYMKYGNPNYGGMKGILSNSWKRRYHARRIQRDVLKKKPFLPDDVGLATRYKHHHSGLGNVPEEPIEEEEEEDEAEQDMEADDRVVVEYRTESRTAGHFSPRGSDSDEMDYDLELKMISMPSPKKSLKMTMYADEVEARLKTIRNSIKPEANLSIVSSSVRNRIGARLPTEKVSDVRLLLEEKRQLAERQLPTGTGAGSSSAPGTGVRQRLGKRPHSPQAASISVSRREPQTDVHSRLGIPKQESRSFPSDKGKKSGSLWSRLGKAPGKREKTPEKEVEEKGAAEKEEEVVVVEGGEGVVGEGEGEAEGKDEDDDTELQRAWGALIREKERSHKKSRLDNLPSLQIEISRESSTSDSES from the exons GACACAAGACGGCGATACGAGAACAAGGCTGGGACTTTCATCACCGGCATTGACGTCACCTCAAAG GAAGCGGTGGAGCGGAAGGAACTTCGAGCGAGGAGATTTCACTTCCGGGCAGAGGTGAACGTCACCCAGCGAAAGGTGGTGCTGGACAAGGAGATCCTGAAGGAAG CGATCCCCAGGATTCGCCTGGAGGCCCTTCACGTGATCGGGGTCGATGAGATGAGCACCGAAGAGATCTTTGCCTATTTTAAGGAGTACCCGCCGTCCAGCATCGAGTGGATCGATGATTCCTCCT GTAACGTGGTGTGGCTGGATGACGTCACAGCCGCTCGCGCCATGATAAACCTCAGTGTGGGAGCGGACCCGAGTGCCAGCGTGCGCACACAGGCTGCGGCCGAGGGCGAACTCAACTCCATAAAGCAAG ACGGCTCCAGTGAGCATGACTCGGCTGAAAggaccgatgatgatgatgatgatgatgacgatgacgacgatgatgaagatgaagatgaagatgaggatgaggaggaggagcaggagcagcagcagcagcagcaggaggaggaggaggaggaagcagaagagggggaggaggagggggagttggAGGAGAAATTAGGGGAGAAGGAGCCCAGAGACTCTGAAGAAGTGGGATGCAAGCCAGCCGCAGCAGACGGCGAG TTGGACACGCTGTCACAGGCCGAGCAAGCCTCCATCCTTCGAAACGATCTGCGGCCAGCAGTCCGGGCGCCACGGGGAAATAAGCTGCAAGTAAGGTTTGCCACCAAAG ACGATCGGAAGGAGTTGGGAGCGGCACGACGCAGTCAGTATTACATGAAATACGGAAATCCGAATTACGGTGGTATGAAAGGGATCCTGTCGAATTCCTG GAAGCGGCGCTATCACGCGCGGCGGATCCAGAGGGACGTTCTGAAGAAAAAGCCATTCCTGCCCGATGACGTGGGGCTGGCGACACGCTACAAGCACCATCACTCCG GTCTGGGCAACGTGCCCGAGGAGCcgatcgaggaggaggaggaggaggacgaggcagAGCAGGATATGGAGGCGGACGACCGGGTGGTGGTGGAATATCGCACTGAGAGCCGTACGGCCGGCCACTTCAGCCCCCGGGGCTCCGACTCCGACGAGATGGACTACGATCTGGAGCTGAAGATGATCTCGATGCCGTCGCCCAAGAAGAGTCTGAAGATGACCATGTATGCAGATGAGGTGGAGGCCCGGCTAAAGACTATTAG gaacTCAATCAAGCCGGAAGCAAATTTGTCGATTGTGTCGAGCAGCGTGAGGAACCGGATCGGAGCCCGGCTCCCGACGGAGAAAGTGTCGGACGTGCGGCTACTGCTGGAGGAGAAACGGCAGCTGGCGGAGAGACAGTTACCCACGGGAACTGGAGCGGGCAGCAGCTCCGCCCCCGGCACTG GTGTCCGGCAGCGGTTGGGCAAGAGGCCACATTCTCCACAGGCCGCCAGCATCTCCGTCAGCCGGCGAGAGCCACAGACAGACGTCCACAGCAGGCTGGGGATTCCCAAACAGGAGAGCCGGAGCTTCCCGTCCGACAAGGGCAAGAAAAGCG GAAGTTTGTGGAGTCGTCTCGGCAAAGCCCCGGGGAAACGTGAGAAGACGCCGGAGAAAGAGGTGGAGGAGAAAGGTGctgcggagaaggaggaggaggtggtggtggtggaggggggcgagggggtggtgggcgagggcgagggcgaggcggaGGGGAAAGACGAGGATGACGACACAGAGCTCCAGCGAGCCTGGGGAGCCCTGATCAGGGAGAAGGAGCGCTCGCACAAGAAGAGCCGATTGGACAACCTCCCATCGCTACAGATTGAAATCAGCCGTGAGAGCTCCACCTCTGACAGCGAGTCGTGA
- the ncbp3 gene encoding nuclear cap-binding protein subunit 3 isoform X3, which produces MAAVQGLRLSAEPEAEAAGPGSHPQPEPEREREREEEPMEVEEGEIEPEKLPPVLVRRSLRGLIPDTRRRYENKAGTFITGIDVTSKEAVERKELRARRFHFRAEVNVTQRKVVLDKEILKEAIPRIRLEALHVIGVDEMSTEEIFAYFKEYPPSSIEWIDDSSYGSSEHDSAERTDDDDDDDDDDDDDEDEDEDEDEEEEQEQQQQQQEEEEEEAEEGEEEGELEEKLGEKEPRDSEEVGCKPAAADGELDTLSQAEQASILRNDLRPAVRAPRGNKLQVRFATKDDRKELGAARRSQYYMKYGNPNYGGMKGILSNSWKRRYHARRIQRDVLKKKPFLPDDVGLATRYKHHHSGLGNVPEEPIEEEEEEDEAEQDMEADDRVVVEYRTESRTAGHFSPRGSDSDEMDYDLELKMISMPSPKKSLKMTMYADEVEARLKTIRNSIKPEANLSIVSSSVRNRIGARLPTEKVSDVRLLLEEKRQLAERQLPTGTGAGSSSAPGTGVRQRLGKRPHSPQAASISVSRREPQTDVHSRLGIPKQESRSFPSDKGKKSAGSLWSRLGKAPGKREKTPEKEVEEKGAAEKEEEVVVVEGGEGVVGEGEGEAEGKDEDDDTELQRAWGALIREKERSHKKSRLDNLPSLQIEISRESSTSDSES; this is translated from the exons GACACAAGACGGCGATACGAGAACAAGGCTGGGACTTTCATCACCGGCATTGACGTCACCTCAAAG GAAGCGGTGGAGCGGAAGGAACTTCGAGCGAGGAGATTTCACTTCCGGGCAGAGGTGAACGTCACCCAGCGAAAGGTGGTGCTGGACAAGGAGATCCTGAAGGAAG CGATCCCCAGGATTCGCCTGGAGGCCCTTCACGTGATCGGGGTCGATGAGATGAGCACCGAAGAGATCTTTGCCTATTTTAAGGAGTACCCGCCGTCCAGCATCGAGTGGATCGATGATTCCTCCT ACGGCTCCAGTGAGCATGACTCGGCTGAAAggaccgatgatgatgatgatgatgatgacgatgacgacgatgatgaagatgaagatgaagatgaggatgaggaggaggagcaggagcagcagcagcagcagcaggaggaggaggaggaggaagcagaagagggggaggaggagggggagttggAGGAGAAATTAGGGGAGAAGGAGCCCAGAGACTCTGAAGAAGTGGGATGCAAGCCAGCCGCAGCAGACGGCGAG TTGGACACGCTGTCACAGGCCGAGCAAGCCTCCATCCTTCGAAACGATCTGCGGCCAGCAGTCCGGGCGCCACGGGGAAATAAGCTGCAAGTAAGGTTTGCCACCAAAG ACGATCGGAAGGAGTTGGGAGCGGCACGACGCAGTCAGTATTACATGAAATACGGAAATCCGAATTACGGTGGTATGAAAGGGATCCTGTCGAATTCCTG GAAGCGGCGCTATCACGCGCGGCGGATCCAGAGGGACGTTCTGAAGAAAAAGCCATTCCTGCCCGATGACGTGGGGCTGGCGACACGCTACAAGCACCATCACTCCG GTCTGGGCAACGTGCCCGAGGAGCcgatcgaggaggaggaggaggaggacgaggcagAGCAGGATATGGAGGCGGACGACCGGGTGGTGGTGGAATATCGCACTGAGAGCCGTACGGCCGGCCACTTCAGCCCCCGGGGCTCCGACTCCGACGAGATGGACTACGATCTGGAGCTGAAGATGATCTCGATGCCGTCGCCCAAGAAGAGTCTGAAGATGACCATGTATGCAGATGAGGTGGAGGCCCGGCTAAAGACTATTAG gaacTCAATCAAGCCGGAAGCAAATTTGTCGATTGTGTCGAGCAGCGTGAGGAACCGGATCGGAGCCCGGCTCCCGACGGAGAAAGTGTCGGACGTGCGGCTACTGCTGGAGGAGAAACGGCAGCTGGCGGAGAGACAGTTACCCACGGGAACTGGAGCGGGCAGCAGCTCCGCCCCCGGCACTG GTGTCCGGCAGCGGTTGGGCAAGAGGCCACATTCTCCACAGGCCGCCAGCATCTCCGTCAGCCGGCGAGAGCCACAGACAGACGTCCACAGCAGGCTGGGGATTCCCAAACAGGAGAGCCGGAGCTTCCCGTCCGACAAGGGCAAGAAAAGCG CAGGAAGTTTGTGGAGTCGTCTCGGCAAAGCCCCGGGGAAACGTGAGAAGACGCCGGAGAAAGAGGTGGAGGAGAAAGGTGctgcggagaaggaggaggaggtggtggtggtggaggggggcgagggggtggtgggcgagggcgagggcgaggcggaGGGGAAAGACGAGGATGACGACACAGAGCTCCAGCGAGCCTGGGGAGCCCTGATCAGGGAGAAGGAGCGCTCGCACAAGAAGAGCCGATTGGACAACCTCCCATCGCTACAGATTGAAATCAGCCGTGAGAGCTCCACCTCTGACAGCGAGTCGTGA